The genomic stretch TCCTTTGCCCCCCACCCAACAACcctactttctttttctccaatcGCTCGGGTCACTGCTTTTTCTGAATTCCATCATGTGTTCTTCAACCTATTTTCTTAGAATCAACTTTCACCAACTTTTGTACCCTTTTTTCTACAAGGAAAAACGAATATATTTTACCACTCAGTTAGTGCTTAGTTAAGGAAGACAAGTaaatattgaaagggttttTGTCGGAGGAAATTGACGAAAGATAAAGTAGTGCATGCTCCTTTTGACTCATTGAAGAAGTAGTACTAGTGGGTTTTGTTGGCTTATTTCAAGCAAATGGGGAGAGATTTTTCAAGATTTTAGACTCCTAATAAGCTTAATTGGTTGCAAATTAACCAGGCATTGTATACCTTGTAAGGCTAAAGAGCATATACATACTTTTTTGTtctgaaaattatatataattaacctATCTTCGTGGGCGAAACTAAGTTTTTAGATGTGGAGAAACGAATTTCAATatgtctttcttcttttaattaatggttataatttatacattagaaaaaggaaaaagagaaaagcaaaTATGAAGGAACATCTCAAAACAATTGTCCTAAGAAGTAACGTAATGAACCGACAATGATGTCTCATTAGGTGAAAGTTATTGGTTTGAATGATGAATCcttccctctttttattttcttttcataccAAAATCATTTCTCAGAAGAAGAACAACGAATCAATTACTCCCACAAATGATCGATGATAAGTGAAAGTTGAAAAACTGTAtacatattttgaaaatgattCTCTAGAGTTTAAAGCAACAATTAATGTAGCCATCAGtcatgcaaaaaaaaacaaaaacaaaaaaataaaagaggaaaagaagaaaagggttCCCATAATAGAGCAAAAGCTTCGTCGTGgacatgtgtatatatatatatatatatatatgcagagggagagagaaagacagaAGATGGGAAGGGAAACTCATTCATCATCCTCTTCCATAGACAGCAGCAACCACTCAGCTGCTgcctcctcttcttcctctctctcgcTTCCAATCCAAACTAATAGCAAaagcggcggcggcggcggtggtggtggtggtggtggaggaagaTTGGATTTGACGACAGACCTGAGACTTGGTCTGAGCATCTCACCCTCTTATTACAATGACTTCTCTGCCACCCAAATGTATGTGATTAATATCTGACAAACATTTTCAAGACAAAACTCGTGAGATTTTCCCGTTTGAGTTGCTTATAATGTTTCTGACATTAATTTCAGGCCGCCCATCAGATCAATCCTGAGGAGCGAAGATGCAGGGAAATCACATCATGATCTGCAGGAGAATCGACGACCCTCTTTATTTATAAAGATTTACATGGAAGGAATTCCCATTGGCAGAAAGTTGAATCTATTTGCACAAGATGGTTATGAGGGTCTAATAAGAACCATTGCCCATATGTTCCCCACCACATTTCTCTGTAAGTAGTAGTcccaaaacatatataattacttCTTACTTTAATTGCTCAAATTCattgctttcaaaagtttaattaaGCTGATAAATTTGGGCTCAATTGTGttatattaattactattattCATATGATATATCATTTGGGATATGTAATTAATTTTCACTCactttgtgtatatatatatatatatatatacaacagaCTCTAGTGTTGATGATGATCCAGTTCATTCTGATAAATATCATGTGCTGACTTATGAAGATAAGGAAGGAGATTGGATGATGGTTGGAGATGTACCATGGGAGTAAGCACACCTTaacatctctctctcactttttttttttttttcaatgtctcttttaatctttcaatttttgtaatattcTCCTCCGATCTATCATTGAGGTAGCAATATTCCCTTCCGCgcctaaaacaacaaaaattactCTTAACTAAAAGtttagaagaaaaggaaaaaaaaaatcgctttttcctattttattattattattactattattaatTTCTATCATTTAAAATAACGATATGAGACCATGCAATAGTAAATTggagggacattgcaaaaattaaaacattaaaaggGACATTACGAATTTATTGATAGTTAAATAAGATAAATGTTTGGAAAAATTTCAATTTGACCTCCTGAACTTTCAGCCAATTTGACAAAGTCTCTCTCAACtttaaatctctcactttggattCCTGAACTTTGATTTGCTCTTATTTTGGACCTCTctattagttttcaacgttaaactcaaacggtttgactttttatgcccattatactcCCATCCAGTCCACTTGAAATTTCGAAAATGCCCGAAACCACCCCAGGCCCTTGGGGTTGGTCCGTCCACCCCCAAAAGCCACAAAGCCattacccctttttttttggccttttgggggtggccggaccacctccTTGACCATGGGAGTGgttccacctttttttttttttttaatatttgtgttttttttttttttaaataataatttaatgcccaaaacagTGTCGTTTTTGGCTGGGTGGGTGCTGAAGTTTGGGGTCCAAAATGGTGTAGTTTTAACGTAAGGATATAATgagcataaaaagtcaaacaatttgagtttaacgttgaaaactaacaaagGGGTCTACAAtgataaaaattgaaagttcaggggtcaaaagtgagagatttgaaagtttagggggcttTATCAAATTGATTGGAAGTTTAGGAGACCAAActgaagtttttccttttttttttttttttttttttcatggcttTACACCTCCTATCTTATTTAATCAAATTTGGCTTTGGCAGGATGTTCTTAAACAACGTGAAAAGACTGAAGGTGACGAGAGCCGACAAATGCTAGATTATTGAATTTGTTCAATTCCTTCCACcaacattatatatatcaacGTAATTAGCTCATCCATAAAATGTATTACGCTTAATTTTTAACTaaatttattaaactgacaaatacttttagaatattaattcaattttcgcattcaattttaaaatatatatgaacatCACATACTCTATTAATCTGattaaaaatacatacaaaaatcacaaacacGTTAACTTGCATGAGTTGCGCCATGATGCTTTTGATAACTTCAATTTCGATTACAAAAGCATTCACTTATTGCTACATTCATGTATGATCATCGTTCGTACTAGAAGAGCATTTGCGTCCGGCTCAGTAAATTTTATGTGTTGGATAATGCATAGACAAAACTCTTCACCTTGTGTACAAATTAATATTGTTGTATACACCGTTGTTATCGGGAGTGACGagggttcaaaattttaaaactctcccaaagatttttgtttttgtttttgtttttttttttttctttttaaatatacccttaaaaactttttttttttctctgcattttttttttttttttgtatagttCTGCCTACCTggttgttatattatttaatcaattgGTCATTTAGTTAAGTGGGATTAAGGAAGACAGGAAAATTAATGAAAGGGTTTTTGGCtgagaaaatcaacaaattaagtttcctttgttattttccttttgattaaTCGCAACCATCCTAGAAATGTTAATTATTATATTAGCGTTCTTAATAATACATTGATATATAATACATCCACACTCCACCTAAAAGAGTCATGCGTGgagaaactttttttaaaaagtccAAGAAGTcaatttatttcttgttttgggGAAGAATTACATGAAGATTCACTAATTAAGTTTTGCTTCTTAAGAAAAGATAAGGTGCTTCTTTTGACCTATTGAAGGACTAGTGCCTAGTGCCCTACCTATTTATACCACTGATTTGCTGGTTCTGTTGGCTTATTTCAAGCAAATGGAAAGataattttcaaagttttacatcattttgtagctaatttatgtCCCTTGCTAATGTTCCTTGGACATTTATCTCCAGCATGCGTTTGCATTGGCATGATTGTAATTGGATATTgaccaaaagagaaatgttacgaATTCATCTCTTATTCATCATTTTGTCAAATCCACTACTAAATTTATATGACATACATTTAGTCTTACATatttaatggtagatttacCCATCTCTTATACAGAGATTGAcaacaaatgaaaacaaaacatttcTATGACCAAAATTATCTTACCTTTGTGACTTGTGTCAAGCTCTATGGGAACAGAACCTCACTGGTGGCAATTGCAATTTAAGGAGGGTAGAGCACAAGGACGAATCTTAATTAAGTTCTTTCTTAAAGCATCTCGAGCAGAACAGGCAAATGACTTATAATAATCAATTGCTTATTAGTGCCGGAAATGTTCTTATGAGTCATGATCACTTTATCCTTTTAATAGACACAACGTAATCTGTGACATCATCTTCTCCCTATGATATTTGTCTTCCTGGAACAAAGTGGcgcatttctttgtttttggtttttgttttctttgttaattggGTTAAGATTTTTGTGCTAGCCGCTTGTATTCAGTTTCTcaactaaaaattatatttttatctcataattatctcGTAGAACGGTAAACTTCTGTGCCCATAATGTGGCATATTTGGCCAGTCAGATTTTTTTTAACCGCATTCATATAGCTCCCCCTCGCTCATTTCCTGTTGTTAGTGGAAAAGACTCCCCTTCCCCGACTTTTCTTAGTTAAGctttagtttgtttgttttgcttttgtgcttgttttttttatgtaccttataaagaaaaaaacaaaaacaaaaaacaaaacaatgcaAAATCACAAAGACCCTTCCTTGATGTACATGAATGAGAGTAGTGACACACGAAAAAAAAAGCGACCTTTCATGTCGGGAAATTTCCCGGCAAATGTTCGCCTGCTCGGAGTCGCACCTCCGAGGCCTACAAATACCATCAGACGTATCCCAAACCACCAACaattctcactctcactctctccgcTTACTCTGTTTCTCTTGGTTTGCtttcttcttcgttttcttgtaaaaaacttttttgatcTCCGCTTAATTACTCTGTTTTCTGGTTTGCTTTCTTGGGAAAACTTGTTTGATCTCCTCTTACTCTGTTTCTTGGTTTgctttattgggttttttttttcaagaagaaTTCTCCAACTCACCCCTCTGAATTTCACAATCCGACTCTATGCTCTCTCACCAACACAAGTTTTCTTTCACTGCCATGGATGAAAGAGAAGATGTGTCCACTGACCTGAAACTTGGTCTGAGCACCTCATCCTTTGATGACAATGGCGTCCCTGCCAGCCCAAGGTATGCGATTGGCCTTTCTTTTTATCTGACAAACATTTCAAGACAAAAACGTTAAGATTTTCCTGTTTGGGTTCCGGTTCCTCATCCATGTTCTCACATTTCAGGCAGCAGCCATTAAACGATCTGCAGGATCGTCCCTCCTTGTTTATCAAGGTTTTCATGGACGGCATTCCGATCGGTAGAAAGGTTAATGTATTTGCTCAAAATGAGTATGATAGCCTCATCAGAACCATTAATCTTATGTTCCCCACCACCAATATCTGTAAGTACCAAAACagaattcctttttttttttttttttttttgaacttttaaataatttacCACATTTTATATGAATAAGATTCATTCAATTTTATTAACATTTTATTGTTGAAGTATAATGAAGCTACAATAATACGAGAATAATAGCGGAATTAAAAAAGAGACAGAATTACAGGTGGTTGGATGTTAGatacttaattaattttcactcaCATGTGTATACAACAGACTCGGGTGCTAATCGGGTTCATTCCGAAAAATATCATGTGTTGATTTATGAAGATATGGAAGGGGATTGGTTGATGGTTGGAGATGTGCCATGGGAGTAAGTCTATCtcttatttctttgattttcttttttctttttttaaggagAAAGCAAATTTaccttcctatatatatatatatattctttcatgGCTTTACAATAATTTTCCTCCTAAGGTTTTAACAATTTTGGCTTTGGCAGGATTTTCTTAAGCAATGTGAAAAGGCTGAAGGTCGCAAAGGCCAAAGCTGCCACTTCTTCCATTTCTTTGCCACAAACATGACAATAGTGGATGATATAATGttaggctttgtttggattAGGGTTAGAAACGGTGTTTGATTAGAATTTGTATTAAAGTAGAACTTTATTTGATAAGGATTAGTGGTTATCAATTAGgattataattaatttctttttaggtTTATTGTTTATCA from Corylus avellana chromosome ca1, CavTom2PMs-1.0 encodes the following:
- the LOC132167736 gene encoding auxin-responsive protein IAA31-like; its protein translation is MQRERERQKMGRETHSSSSSIDSSNHSAAASSSSSLSLPIQTNSKSGGGGGGGGGGGGRLDLTTDLRLGLSISPSYYNDFSATQMPPIRSILRSEDAGKSHHDLQENRRPSLFIKIYMEGIPIGRKLNLFAQDGYEGLIRTIAHMFPTTFLYSSVDDDPVHSDKYHVLTYEDKEGDWMMVGDVPWEMFLNNVKRLKVTRADKC
- the LOC132168098 gene encoding auxin-responsive protein IAA20-like: MLSHQHKFSFTAMDEREDVSTDLKLGLSTSSFDDNGVPASPRQQPLNDLQDRPSLFIKVFMDGIPIGRKVNVFAQNEYDSLIRTINLMFPTTNIYSGANRVHSEKYHVLIYEDMEGDWLMVGDVPWEIFLSNVKRLKVAKAKAATSSISLPQT